Below is a window of Polyangiaceae bacterium DNA.
TGAGCTTCTATTTCTCGCTGGGCGAGAGCGAGCGCTGGACGCTGCGCATCGAGCCCGAGCGCTGCCAGGTGACCCCGGGCAAGGCCGTCGAGAGCGCCGACTGCGTGCTCAAGACCACGCCGGGGATGTTCCGGCGCATCGTGCGCGAGGCCTACACGCCGAGCCCCCAGGAGTTCATCTCGGGCGCCGTGAAGAGCAACAACATCGAGCTCCTGATGGTGTTCCAGCGCGCCTTCCGGCTCGACAGCCCCAGCGACGAGCTCCGAGGTGAGGCGTGAGCCGGAGCAACGGCAACGGCCGGCGCTCGACGCCGCCGAGCGCGCGCGCCGTGGAGCAAGCGGGGCGCCGCTTCTGGGTGGGCGGCGCCACCGGCTTTCTGGGCTCGCACCTCGCGCACTTGCTCCGCGCCCGCGGCCACGAGGTCGTCGCGATCTCGCGCCGGGGCGGAGAAGGCGTGACGGCCCTGGACGTCGGCGACGCGAGCGCAGTCGCCGCGAGCGCTCGCGGGTGCGACGGCGCGTTCCTCTGCACCGGCAAGGTCTCACGGGACCCGGCGGATGCCGAGGAGCTCTTCCGGCAAAACGTCGTCGCCACGCGGGCGGCGCTCGCCGGGCTCGAGCAGGCTGGCGTGCGGCGCGTGGTCTACGCCAGCACCAGCGGCACCATCGCCGTCGGCGAAGACTCGACGCGCATCGCCGACGAGGAAGACTCGGCTCCGATGGATCTCATCGCGCGCTGGCCGTATTACCGATCGAAGTACTACGCCGAGCGTGAAGCGCTCGCTGCGAATTCCCCGCCCGGCTTCGAGGTCGTGGTGGTGAACCCGAGCCTGCTCCTCGGCCCCGGCGATCTCCACGAGTCCTCCACCGGGGACGTGGTGCGCTTCCTGGAGCGCGCCGTCCCAGCCGTTCCCGCGGGAGGCCTGGCCTTCGTGGACGCGCGCGACGCGGCGCTCGGCATGCTGCTCGCTTTCGAGCACGGGCGCGCCGGCGAGCGTTACCTGCTCAACGCGCAGAACCTCACGCTCGCGGCGTTCTTCCAGCGCCTGTCGCGCCTCACCGGCGTGAGCGCGCCGCGCTTGCGCTTGCCCAGCTCGCGCCCGCTGGCCCTGGGCCTGAACGGCCTGTTCTCGCGCGCGGTCAGGGCCATCGGCGGCGAGCCGCCCGTGGACGAGACCAGCGTCGAGATGGCGCAGTACTTCTGGTACTGCTCCAGCGAGAAGGCGGAGCGAGAGCTCGGCTGGGTCGCCCGCGACCCCGGCGAGACCTTGCGAGACACGGTGGCCGACCTCGTCGAACGCGGCGTGGCGTCGCCGAAGACCTCGCTTTCATTGTGATACTTCGCGTTGCAGGCGGTGCTGAAGTACTGTAGTTTTGTTCAGTGCCGCCATGCCTGCGCGGATCTGCTGCCTCGACCTGGACACCTTCTTCGTGTCCGTGG
It encodes the following:
- a CDS encoding NAD-dependent epimerase/dehydratase family protein; the encoded protein is MEQAGRRFWVGGATGFLGSHLAHLLRARGHEVVAISRRGGEGVTALDVGDASAVAASARGCDGAFLCTGKVSRDPADAEELFRQNVVATRAALAGLEQAGVRRVVYASTSGTIAVGEDSTRIADEEDSAPMDLIARWPYYRSKYYAEREALAANSPPGFEVVVVNPSLLLGPGDLHESSTGDVVRFLERAVPAVPAGGLAFVDARDAALGMLLAFEHGRAGERYLLNAQNLTLAAFFQRLSRLTGVSAPRLRLPSSRPLALGLNGLFSRAVRAIGGEPPVDETSVEMAQYFWYCSSEKAERELGWVARDPGETLRDTVADLVERGVASPKTSLSL